Below is a genomic region from Henckelia pumila isolate YLH828 chromosome 3, ASM3356847v2, whole genome shotgun sequence.
CCCATCTTAGCAGCTAGAAGTCCATTTTTCTACAAGGTATTGATAAATTTATATTGATTGTTGTTAATATGTTTCTCTTTCTAAGTCTTGGCTCCTAATGTTGTGTCTTTCTTATTCAGTTATTCTCAAATGGCATGCTAGAATCAGCACAGAGACACGCGACTCTGCGAATTCTTGCCTCTGGTATGTAAAGTAGCCAAAAGTTACATGAAAGATGGCTTTTAATATGTTTTAAGATTTTGGCACAATCACTGCAAAAAATTTATCTGCAATATGGCATGTAGTGATCTTAGATTGTCACTTCAGGTTTATTTTGTGGAACTGCATAACTCATTATAACTTTACTTTATTTCTAATGGAACAGAGGAAGCTGCTTTTATGGAACTTCTGAATTTCATGTATTCGAATACATTAACCGTAACTACAGCTCCTGCTATACTAAACGTTCTTATGGCTGCTGATAAATTCGAGGTCATTTCATGTATGAGACACTGCAGTCGTTTATTAAGAAACTTGCCCATGACTCGAGAGTTTGCCTTTGTGTGTCTGGAATCTCTGGATCTTCCTTCCTCTGTCGTAGTTGCTGATGTTGTTCAGCCTTTGGCCGATGCTGCAAAACAGTTTTTAGTTTCTCTTTATGGAAATATATCATTGTAAGTTTTTCCTATATTCTTTGCTTTGTCCCTTTGAAAAGGATCACAAGTTGAAGAAAATCATGTGTACCCTCGTTTCCTGGTTTATatcctttttttattttttgctgtAACAAGTGGTGTTTCGAAGATCACTTTTCGTTTTCTTTTTTGTGATGTCACACTAATCTACTCATCAGCGCATATTGGTTGCATACTTGGGCAGGTATCCTAATGAGTTAATGCATTTTCCTCTTGCTGGAATCGAAGCAATCTTGTCCAGCGATGACCTCAAGGTAGACTCGGAAGATGAAGTGTATGACTTTGTGATCAAGTGGACTAGAACTCATTATCAATCTCAGGAGGACCGCCGGCGTATCATAAGACGTCACTTGGGTCGTTATATACGCTTTCCATACATCACAGGCACAAAGCTGAGGAATGTTTTCTGCCCTGACATTGATCCTGAGTTTACTGGTGAAGCTTTGTATGATGCTCTTTTCTTCAAGATTGGAGCCCCTCTTCCTCAGCGAGCGCGTGCCATAGAACGTGAATACAAGCACCCGCCAGTGAAGGCGATTGAGTTTGATGTCCCACATCGGCGATGTATGGTCTATTTAGACCTTACACGGGAGGAATGCTCCCGTTTACACCCATCAGGTGTGATACACTCTCAAGCTTTCCACTTGGAAGGACAAGAATTCACGCTTGCTGCGTGCCGCATCTCGGAACCGGATACGACAGTCCACAGTAGCTTCGGTATCTTCTTAAGGATGCATGGGAAGAGGAATTCCAAATAATTCTGTGTAGACTATAACTTTGCTGCCAGATTAAAGCCAACACGAAAGTATATAAGAAGACATAAAGGTAACTACACGTTTACAAATGGAGAGGTAGCCGGATGCCCCGATCTTTTTAGCGGTTAAGTCGATGCCGGCTCTGGGGTAGTACCCGGACCCACTCATCGACTGACATGTGGCAATgggttttttaaatttatatatttagtaaagcgattttttcaagaaaaataaATGATGTTGACCTTGACCATGGTTAACCATGGTATAATGGACATTATACCCGAGTATCAATCAAGCGATTCTTCTCGTCCCTTTTCATTTCGCGATTTGGGGatttggggttttttttttcttcagtcACTCTCATCTGAATAAAGCGATTCTTGGCTTTTGTCTCTCACTAATAGATCGAATTGGTGCGGATCGATTTCAGATGTAGATCGAGGAGCTAAGAACGATTTGATTTCAGAGGCTCCATCGTGGTTGGTATTTTTCGAACCGTATTCTTCGTGCTCTTAGAAAGGGCTCCGTGGTTCTTATATATTTAGTAAACCGATTCTTGTTTCATCCTCTTGTGTTATTACATCGAAAAGgtgcaaatttttttaaatcttatTCTTCACTTGCAGATTGAAgagatcaatttttttttgggttgggACAACTGATTTTTGCACTTGTTTTAGTATGAACTACTGGTTAATTTTTTGAAACAATTTTTCTGAAGACTCGTTTTTTCCTCTAATTTTACATTAGCATTCATGTCATTTTGATTCGGATGTGTTGTAGCGTGAGGCAATGGATCTAAATTACTAGTTTGTCTTGTTAGCCAAATCTGTAGCAAGCATTTTAATTTGGAACTTGTCACTGATGTACGCTGCCCTCTTTCTTCAAGTAGGGTGGAGTTGTTCTTCAATTCGAACAGATAGTTGACATTATTTAGATGGTGAGTCACAGAGagttaattgatttattttgttataATGTGATTTTTTGTTTATGGAATCTTGAATTTTGTTTAGGGGAAAGCCTACGTTGTATTTGAAGGAGTGAATCCTGGTGTTTCTGGAACTTGGGTGGAAACATATGCTGAAGTCAAAGACTACAAAGATCCTTTATTCGAGAAGTTCTCGAGTAGGTCAAAGGCGATAAAAGCTTTTGAGGAATATGTGGAAAAAAAAACGTTCAACTAATACATTCAAGGCAAATGGTGAGGAAAGTTCATGCGCTAATTCTAGTTCAAGTTCGCAACCAAATTCTCGTCAAGCAGAAAACATTGTTGCATTGGAAGATACCCTGTCGAATTTGCAGAATGATGTTTTGCAGATTATGAAGAAAATGGATGAGATGAAACAAAAGTTGGAAGAGATGAGATTGAGTGGTCGTGGTTAGTTTGTGTTAGAAAATGTGATGTAATGTAATGCTAAACTTGTTTAGTGTAATTTTCATTTCAATATGTTAAGAGATTGTCAACGTTTTCATTTGTTTCCTTCTATGAATGAATGATATCTCTTTAAAATAGCATGTCTCTTTATGTTAATTTCAAGTACTTTTTGCTGGAAATTAGTTGATGATTAGAGAAGATATCAAAAGTCTTTTGTGTATTTTCATTTGCCCGATGGTGATATTATGAAGGTATAAGAAAATTGTGATTGTGATTTAGATTTAGATAATATCTATCCtgtattttattaaaagaatAATCTCATTTTATGATACACTAAAAAAGAAAATGACCCCTTACCTACTAATAACTTCTTATCATACAGAGTTTTTAAAAGAATGGAATGAATATGACATGAAATTTCCATATTACGGTTGAAGTGAAAAATGCCATTCCAAAACAGAAATTCCAAAACACAGTTAATTTCCATACAAAAAATGGAAAATGTCGAGCCACATCTGAAATTTAAATGGGACATTCCAAATCAGAAATTTGAAATTCCAGAACATAAAGAAGGAGTCAAGAACATAAATTTGGATTCCATAACAAAATCAATTAGGTTTTCCATAGCTTCAGGATTCTGATTTGTAGCTTCTTCCATTGATTGGGGATGAACCTTTTGGTTGCTGCTTTCTCGAAGTTGGGTATCTTAACCAAAATAGTTTTGCACAGAAGGTAGATACTGTAGAATGAAATACAAATATACATAGATTAGTTACACGGGATATATTAACTGGATCTCAGAAATTCTTGAACACGTGCaactaaaaaaatgaaaaagaactACCTCAACAAGCTGAGACTGCGTTGTTATGATATTGAGCTACCTACTGTTAGTAGCATCATGTCCctgacaaaaaataataaatatcataGAGATCAAGTTGCAACAAGTTTAATCGTTCACATATGTTTCTTACTTGGAATGAACGAGAACTCTCAAACTGATATGAGAACATATGCATTTGACCATGAGAAAACAAGTTTGTATTACTTTCCTGCAACCAAATACACAAATAAGTAAGATTATACAGTTCTATGGGTATATATTACTAAAAGGTTAAGTATTGTAACAACAAAGTGACGTGGCTGGCTGTGAAATTGAGATCCAGTTGATGCAAGTTCAAAGTGATGTTGGACAGTAGGATTTTGATGTTGGGGATAATTTTTTTCTTGGCTATTCAGGAATTGAGAGGGTTGTGAGCTTTGTCCTTTGGTTTTTGCTCTTTTTGCATCTACATcacataaaaaaagaaaaaaaatcagattATGCAAAATAGCAAAGTTTGTCGATAAATACAAAATCAGAAAACATATTAAACTTACTTGATTGATCAGCTTttccctttcttttttttttttcttgctttTATCATCCCAATGACGTtggatatttttatttgttattcCTTTGGACTTCACTTGAGGAGGATTACGCACAAGCATGTCATCCAACAGGTTAATGTCTTCGTGAACCCCCTCTTTGCAAACTTTTGGATCTTCCAAATTATGATTTTggaacaaatcatctatttgtTCCCTCGCTCCATCCAAAATTTCTGTCAACTTACTTCTTGAAATTTCATGACCTTGACATCTCATGCTAAGAGCATAAGTCGATCTCATAATTTGATTCACAAAAACTATATCAGATTCACGAACACTTCTGCTTTTATTTCCACTTTCATACAAGGCAAAATTTTCAGGAATTCTATTTCTAGACTTTTTCATCCAGCGCTCTTTCAAGTAAGGTTTGGGAAGAAAATTCAGATTCATAAAATTGAAGATCAACAAAATGTGTTTGCACAATATTCCCACTGACTCAAATTTCTTACAACTGCAGTTTACCTCAAGAGTCTCCTTGTTGAAAATCACATGCCTAACCCTTGAATTCTCGTCATGAGATGTTACTTTAAACTCCAAAGAGATATCACTCAACTCTGAATGTATCTTAATGAACCGCATATTCAAAGAATTGATTAATTCTAATTCAAATAGCTTGTACACGGTATGAGTATAAAAATCAGCAGCAAATGTCAACAATGGATTATTTTTCAGCATCATCGGAGCTTTCGTATGATGACACCGTGTATCCTCGACCTTCTCTTTATCACGCCACCCAGCTTGGATTTTTTCATAATTCAACACAAAATCGTACAATGATATGACACTGTTTCCTAATCTCTTCAACAATGCATTTGTCACCTCACTTCTAGAAGTTGCTAAAAGCCCAGAACTAAACTTGTGATTGCTGAATGCAATAGCCCACTTGTATCTCAATCCATACATATTATTTAACCATTTATGATCAGTGAGATTGTATTCCTGAATCATAATCTTCCACGTACCTTCAAATTCCTCTTCAGATTCGCAATGACTCATGCATTTATTCCATAATCTTTTAAGTCTCGAATCACCATTCAAACTTTCAAAGTGTGATGGAGCATTTTGATTGATATGCCATTGACATAACCGATGGTGTGACAATGGAAATACTGTTCTAATTGCATTCATCATGGCTTGGAATTGGTCAGTAAAAATTGTTTCAGGTTGTTTTCCATTCATATACTCAAGATAAGTTTTAAACAACCATTCGAATGAACTCTCAGTTTCATCCGACATAAATGCCAAGCCAAACATTACATTTTGTTTATGATGATTAATTCCAACAAAAGGCGCACACACCAAATTGTAACGATTGGTTCGATAAGTGGTGTCAAATGACAAAATATcaccaaaataatcaaaatcaaCTTGACATCTCGAATTCCTGAAAAAGAAATTCATGACCCTATTTTCATCATCTAATTGCACATTCCAATAAAAATTTGACTCCTTATTTGCCTTATTAATGAAGTGATGAAGTAAGGCAGAAGCATCCCCATTTTCAACTTTCGTATGTTTTCTTATACGACCAAGGTGATCATATACATCTTTTCGAGTAAAGCTCAAATTTTGTGGTCCTTGTGCTTCATTTTCCATATAAGACACAACATTAGCAACAGATATCCCAACATTCACCAATGCTTCTAAAGTGGATTTCTGAGCATGAGAAATATTCCTTGATGATCTCAACAGATGTCTTTGATCAACTGCAACCATGTCATGATTATGCTCAACAACAAACCTACAAACCGTtcactccccccccccccccatttgCCTACCTATTCTGAGCTTAGCTTTACATTTAGTTCTACTACTCGGTTTTAAGTAAGGAGGAATTTTTTCATTCGAGCGTTTTTCATCTTTACTACCTTCACATGAACACTCAAACTCCTTAGATTGCAATTCAGTACTGCCAGGAAAGTAGCGTTGATCACCTTTTTTAACGCTGAAGCCTTTAGCATGAGCATAATTGCAATAAAGTAAATATGTATCTTCAACGCTTTTGACTACTTGTCCAACAAGTAGTTTACTTTTCAATTGATCTACAATAGAGTTGGTAGATAGCACCTCAACATTCTCAGGAATCAAAAATTCTGAATTTACAACTTCAACATCTTCAATGTTGTCTCCCATCAAATCTGTAATAAAACAATGATTTAAatgtaaataaaattaatcatgATTCAAACTAAATAAAGAGAGATATAACTTAAAGAAATGGTCACAAAAAAATTGTAAGATTAAACAAATGTAATTTTTACACAACATCTAAAAGTTAAACGATAATTAATGGAAATAAACCAACATAAAACAAAAGACTTCACATTGCTAATTGTGATAGTACTTCTTAAGGATTTCCAGCTAGCATTCattttttccacaaaatatttCATTGGTGATTTATCCGAATGTTATTTGTCTGATAGGAAATTGTAATACCTTGGATGAGTGGACGGGATGAATACAGGAAAGATGCATTAAAACATAAAGCATGTCATTAGTAAAATGTATTCTACCTTACCAGCAAAGACAATGGGCAACTTGTCAATCATGTACGAACTAAAAGTTAGGAACGAAAATAAACACcaaaaaaaagagaaatactTCAAATCGGCATCGCAATATAAAATTACAGCATCCATCAAATATCACTCATTATTTAAACAGAATCATTAACTACATAACAACAttaatgcatataaatcacctaaaaaaaaattaaatacaagatatatttattatgtacagCCCCCATAAGATGTAATCATTCTTTTACCTTTGAACAGCGGCACGGTGAAAGACTGAGAGCGACGCCGGCGAGTCGGTACAGTGGATATGACGAAAGGCGGCGTCAGCTTCTGCAACAGATTCGATGGTGATGGGAGCGACGCCGGCGACGTCGGTACAGTGGATATGACAAAAGGCGGCGTCAGCTTCTGTTGGTGATGGTGGATCGATGGATATGACGAAGGGCGGCAGAGTGTTTTGGGAGGGGAGGAAGTTGAGATTGTCTTTTGAGCGGTACATTCAAATTTTGGAACGAAATGTTTAACCATGGTTGGCTCTGGATTGGTAAAATTGACTAAATTGCATCAATTATTTTTCTTGAACAAATCACTTtactaaatataaatttaaaaaactcATTGCCACATGTCAGCCAATGAGTGGGTCCGGGTACTACCCAAGAGCCGGCATCGACTTAACCCTTTTTAGCATTACTTGGGCTTCTTTCATGGCTTTGGATAGTCGTTATTTCATCAATGACATACTCCATCTCAGAGCTCAGATTACCATCGTCAAGCCCACGGTTTAAATTAATCTAACGCCAACATATATATTGAAAGTTACAACCCGCATTTACGAGCTATCTATTTATGTAGTggaattacaaaattatctcaAATTCACCACCAAATGAATAACATTCCTTCCCCCAAAGTCCTAATTAATAGGACGTACGCCGGTTCCTTTATAATAGTTTGATTATATTATACATTGATATTATAGGGTGAGGGTAGTTGAATTATCAGGGTGGGAAACGGATGTACAAAATTTATAggttatattaaaatttaaaagttaaaatTCTTTTTtcgtagaattttttttttgggtgatGTGATCTTCAAAAATAtagattataataataatataattattagaATATTAAAGTTTTAGTTAAGATAAATATTTACTAAAAtatgtatttgatttttttaaaatttggaaataggatatttttaatttatattatcaaAGTACGCACCAAGTGACCAAAGTTGGCTATTTCTCCCTCAattttcataataataataataataatatgctATAGATAGTATGAATACATCAgcattttctatttattttttatttataaaaattctcACATTTAAAATTAAACTATAAAAACTTAAATCATTAAATTATATACCTATACCATAATATTAAACGAGGATTTTCgcaacttcaaaatttgataatacTTATTCTCTAAAATGTTTACCTCATCTCTAATTTTCACCTGGTGATGATTCCATTGAATTTGAGGAAGAAGATATCGACAAACTCTAGAACTTTTGTGAGAAATTGGTGTTGGGAATGGTGTTCGTTCATTCGTTGCCTTCAAATTTATAACCCCCTTGGTTTTCTTTATTAATGAAATACTACAACATAGAACAGTTCTTGTCTTGAATAAGAATTAGGATGGGAGCATACATTGTAAATGTAACCCCATCAATCTATAGAGGTTCTTTTTGAATAGATTAACACAAACTTTATTAATAATCGTATTACACAACAAAAGTAGAAAGACATACACAAGAACCTATTCTAGAAATACAACGGGTGCTGCTCTTCCTCTACCATAGAAAATACATGTAAAACCGACGAATATGGGATGAATTTGAGACCCGCGACTCATGAATACATTTATTCAACTCCAGAAATCCTCTTCTTTATTGCTTCGATGTCTTCCACCAGTTCTTTTCTGCTTGACTGTAAGAATGTAACAATGACTCAATATCAACTATAGAAACTACTAGCAATAGAGCTTCTTGCATTCTTGTGTGTTAACATTCTTGgcaagaattcatgaatattgcATATTATTTTAGTTGACATTTCTACAAGAAAGGCATGCTCTTGGAAGAAAGTGCTCAACTCTTGGGAGTACATAAAAATGAAGATGGAATAATCAAGAAATCGTCATACCTTGTAAAGAAGGTAACGGTACACGAACCATCCGGTGTATCCAAGACCAACCAACTCCAGGAGCTTTGGAAGCTGTGAGCAATCGAGTtttcatataaataataatGCCTAGTGTACAAGAGAATAGAAGAGAACCCAcgcaaacaaaatttaaaaaaggcgaaaaaaaattgtaatttcgTTGAAAAACATACCAAAGGGACTGAGTTGATGGCGCCAACAACAGTGGAAGCCAACCAAAGAGCTACAACGGCACCACCTCCATAAAGAAGTACAGTGGACTTGTCTTCAACAGCATCCCACTGCCAAGCATGAGAAAAGAAGTCGATTTTGTGCTCCGGTCGAAACATTAATGTTGAAGTGGTGCAAATGCATGATATGGAGATATGATGCTGTTTGGGAAGAGTGAGCGAAAGAAGCCACACGTTTGAGAAACGATTTACCTTCTCTTTTAGGTCTGTGACTAATTCGTTGGCATCAATTGGGGAAGATTCGTCGGAGGAAGAAGCCCTGACACGGAGTTGAGAAGACCTCCTGGACCCTGTTTCGATACAGATAAATCAAACGAAGAATTCCAGCATCCATTACTTTTGCACGATTTCATAAAACAATACCAAGAACTTTGAATATCCTATCAAAAAATAAGTTGAGTTGCATTCGGCTATCAAGACGACATCCCGGTAAGTTTAATAGAAAGCTCAATGAGAATGTCGTTCGTTATCCATGACCTTCTCAAACAAGCTTAGGATTGTTCGAAGTGCATTCAAACGCAATTGGACATATAAATTCCTTTCAAATGTGAATTTTATCAAGTACTTTTTACAAGACAAGCGATATTTGGATTGTGGAATCTCTTTAAGATATGCTTTAAACTTAGCCGGAACCaagaaatatatatgaaaataataatgCTAAAACAAACTTTTTCCCTCCTATATTCAAATATTAAAACTTTTGCTGTTTTCTTGAAATAAGGATACAAAGTACAAACTCAATTTATTCGGATACAAAACTACAGAAGCCAGATGAAGAAAACGCATTTtttccaatatttttttaatggacAAAAGAAGCTGAATGGAAAATAGGCACAAGTCAAAAATATGATTTTCCATGACTTTTCTTATTGAGTTTCTTtctaaaaacaaaaagaaaacttAGCAATAAACAAAGGGATAGATTCCAAAAAAATCAACACTAGATTCTGAAACAAGAGCACATTGAGCCCGAATGGACTACTGAATTTTCCTAAAACTATTTTTATTCATGTCTCATACCAAGTAATTTTACCTGAAAATTCCCTGATTAAATTGGCCTAATCAAAGCCCAAGAGTATACAACTCAAAAACTTGTGCACATTCCCCACCAAATCCACAAACTAAACCATCCCAAAGTACACAAACCAAGAatgtttaaaaaaacaaaagaaggcCAACTAGGAAGAAGAGTGTGTGCATTgaagaatgcaatgcaaaccCATAATCTGGTTCAATTGAGCGGAGGTAGGGATACGGCGGAGAGGCAGGGTGGGGCCGTGAGCTGCCGGCTTGGTGGCGGGTAGGCGGTGCATGAAGACGGCGGTGGCCGCCATGGAAGTGGAGGATGCCGCTGCCATTTGTAAAGCTGCTCAGCAAACAAACAAATTAAGAGACAGTCTAGAATCTTTCTCTTTCTTTTATCTGTTGAATGTATGCAAGTATTGTGGCGATTTCGAGAATAAAATCGAGATCTTGCTGAAAAAATGTTTAGGATAAATTTCTTGTCAGCCACAATATTTCTCATTATTGAAAGAAATTGGTTTTCGTTGATGGACGCGTGGACAGATGGACCTTTTTCATTGGCGCACTGTATTTAGTCTATCctaaaaatcttcaaaaaaagTTGTTTTGTCAGACATTCTTTTTTGGTGATTCTGAAAcaaaaaaattcgaaatttaaaGAAGGGAAAATAAGAagttttggataaatttttttttttaaaaaagaaagaaaatggcAGAGTATTATTTTATGGCATTTTTGGGGGTCGAAGGCTATATGTTTGGGCACATTCACATTTTGTTATCCAATTCAAAACACAAAACTCGTATCAATCCATCTCACAATATCTATAGATTTATGagaatgatatttttatgtgattagattcatttgtatcaaaaatataatttatcattTCAAATATGGATCAGATCAGCATGTATTATTTTACTAATATAAAATTATGAGACTGTTTCATATGACACCTACTTactcaaaaaaatatttcttagtTAGTATTGTTTTATTATACAAATTCAACTTAAATTATTCTTATTTGATCACACCTATGAATTACTATGTATTAATCCTTTATTTATTAAATGCAAAATAGCAAATATAACTAATCATATCGAGGTTTATTTAAACGGaatatttcaaatcaaagattcaaatcGAGTTTAATTATCAAAAGAGAAATCAAATCCATCTtttctcaatatatatatatatatatatatgatatacctcaataaagtgatctccTTGGATGAGCTGAAGAAACTCCTCCAAATAAGAGATGAACTGctgctgacctgaaaccacTAACAAGAATGTTAAGGGGGGCCGGAAGGTGTTCCggcgtatcccctccgacgctcaagtcagatgctaggatagcgaaaATATAAAGAGTGGTGTGTGCCCACGAGTGAAGAATTAGGATGCAAATAATGAAAatgaacctggtatttataggagagagcTCCGGATTTAGCGACTACCAAGAATCCGCGAATCCCGGGATCACAATCCCGAATATTTAGGCTGAGATCTCGCCCGAATCTTGTCTGACAAAGGAAATAACAAACATTTAATCTGAGCTGAACTGTTATCATGAGGACGCTATACTACCTGGGGTCATATGGAAAAGGGATGAGTGATCTATTGCTGAACCCCTGAACTCAACCCTAGcactgatcctaacatcttagctAGCTCATCAAGGTTGTCCAACCCCTCTACCGAGCTAACTCCCTACTGACATCGGGGctgagatgaattccagagCTCCCAACCTAAGATGGAGATGATGTTGGAGGAGTTTGAAGGAGGtcctgagctcccgagctgagctcccgagctgagctcccgagccgAACTGGATAATGGTGTGGAGGAGCTTgactgagctcccgagctgggTGATGGTGGTGGAGGGGCTTGACGGATCTCCCGAGCCGACCTCCTGGACCATCCTGTCTATCTAAGGATTGATCTCTACCTTAGGGTCGTCTTTGAGTTGAGGTGATTTCCTCATCGGGGTATCACAAGTCCCTCCCATAAAAGTCGAATTGAGGTCAAAGACTCGAAATTCGTTTTTATGTTGAGATGACCCTAAGTGGATGCCGAGCTAAGGTGCCTCACCGAGCCCAGCTGTCATTCCGGCAAGTACTATGTAACGGTAATTTTTTGAATTCTACTCGATCTGAGCCGTCCACCTGTCCCAAGATCAACGACCTGGATTGATCCGAACTTTCTATAAATAGGCCTCACtgtaaaaatttcatttttacttTCTCCGTCTCTTGTTTTTGTGAATTCTCTCTTGGATTCCTTTCTTTTTCCGAGCTCCTTTGCTTTTCTTCCCTTCTCAAAGTTTCTGAACTCCCTAAGTAAGTAAACACTCCTCATGGCTACCTCTTCCCGAGCTTATTTTGGAAGCTCAGACGAAGTATTTGCTGAGGTGGATCGATTTGATTCCCTCACTCTTACTGCAGGAGAGCCTACAGGCCAGGATCCTGCTTTCGCATCATCCCCTGCTCAGGATGATGACCTGGGCTACGACCCTGAAGCCCCTGTGGTGCCGTGGTATGAGCAATACCCCTTCGAGCTGGATGCTTCGGATGAGGAGAAGATAAGAG
It encodes:
- the LOC140886538 gene encoding BTB/POZ domain-containing protein At2g46260-like, translating into MDSDLNPSPTREADLDFGFTFNNSNFSDRILRIEIVDIVERDTGEFFFDNHQRYCVRDEAANGDDSDLSDDCPKVLRVEMLHISSPILAARSPFFYKLFSNGMLESAQRHATLRILASEEAAFMELLNFMYSNTLTVTTAPAILNVLMAADKFEVISCMRHCSRLLRNLPMTREFAFVCLESLDLPSSVVVADVVQPLADAAKQFLVSLYGNISLYPNELMHFPLAGIEAILSSDDLKVDSEDEVYDFVIKWTRTHYQSQEDRRRIIRRHLGRYIRFPYITGTKLRNVFCPDIDPEFTGEALYDALFFKIGAPLPQRARAIEREYKHPPVKAIEFDVPHRRCMVYLDLTREECSRLHPSGVIHSQAFHLEGQEFTLAACRISEPDTTVHSSFGIFLRMHGKRNSK
- the LOC140888653 gene encoding protein FAR1-RELATED SEQUENCE 5-like, coding for MIDKLPIVFADLMGDNIEDVEVVNSEFLIPENVEVLSTNSIVDQLKSKLLVGQVVKSVEDTYLLYCNYAHAKGFSVKKGDQRYFPGSTELQSKEFECSCEVDQRHLLRSSRNISHAQKSTLEALVNVGISVANVVSYMENEAQGPQNLSFTRKDVYDHLGRIRKHTKVENGDASALLHHFINKANKESNFYWNVQLDDENRVMNFFFRNSRCQVDFDYFGDILSFDTTYRTNRYNLVCAPFVGINHHKQNVMFGLAFMSDETESSFEWLFKTYLEYMNGKQPETIFTDQFQAMMNAIRTVFPLSHHRLCQWHINQNAPSHFESLNGDSRLKRLWNKCMSHCESEEEFEGTWKIMIQEYNLTDHKWLNNMYGLRYKWAIAFSNHKFSSGLLATSRSEVTNALLKRLGNSVISLYDFVLNYEKIQAGWRDKEKVEDTRCHHTKAPMMLKNNPLLTFAADFYTHTVYKLFELELINSLNMRFIKIHSELSDISLEFKVTSHDENSRVRHVIFNKETLEVNCSCKKFESVGILCKHILLIFNFMNLNFLPKPYLKERWMKKSRNRIPENFALYESGNKSRSVRESDIVFVNQIMRSTYALSMRCQGHEISRSKLTEILDGAREQIDDLFQNHNLEDPKVCKEGVHEDINLLDDMLVRNPPQVKSKGITNKNIQRHWDDKSKKKKKEREKLINQMQKEQKPKDKAHNPLNS
- the LOC140886539 gene encoding protein CURVATURE THYLAKOID 1A, chloroplastic-like yields the protein MAAASSTSMAATAVFMHRLPATKPAAHGPTLPLRRIPTSAQLNQIMGSRRSSQLRVRASSSDESSPIDANELVTDLKEKWDAVEDKSTVLLYGGGAVVALWLASTVVGAINSVPLLPKLLELVGLGYTGWFVYRYLLYKSSRKELVEDIEAIKKRISGVE